GTGTCGCTGGTTTGGGGGGGCGGTTCCCGGGGGGCCGGGGCCCCACCCTCTCTGGGCGGGGGCCGGTGCGGTGGTACCCGTTCGCTGCCGTGCAGAGTCCGTCCTATTCGATTTTCCTCCTTTTTGCCAACCTTTTTCCGGGCCTTTCTCTTGCAGGAACTCCTACAAGCCACAGGGAACATCTTCTCTCCTTTCTTCCGAATTCTTCTCCAATTAGGTCGTCAAGCGACATAATTCCATTATATTCGCATTATAACTTGACTCGGAAGATTTTTTTTCGGAACCTATCCTTCGGGTTCCAAGGATCCAGGCAATGATCGAAAAGAAATTCTACGAGAAAGTAGACGTTATTTCTAAATATTTTCTCATCCTGGACAGGACGGAAACGATCCGTAAATCCGGAAGAGTGGTTCGAGTCTCTGGAAATGTGATCTATTCGGAGGGTCCTCCGGATTCCAAGATAGGCGAAATTATGGATGTGGAAAAGGCCGGGATCGAAGGGTATCTCCAGTGTGAGATCGTCGGTTTCGAGAATCACGTTTATACCCTAATGCCTCTCGGACCGGTGGAAGGAGTGTATCCGGATGCCTTCGTATTTTCTTCCGGTCGTCGCCTGAACGTTCCCGTGGGAAACGAACTTTTAGGAAGGGTTCTGAACGGGGTCGGAAAACCCATCGATAAAAAAGGAATCATCATCACTTCGGAGGAAAAATCACCCGAAGGAGAAAGCATCAATCCGCTGGATCGCCCCATCATCCGGGACGTTCTTCTTACGGGAGTGCGAGCCATCGACGGGATCCTAACCGTCGGACGCGGGCAGAGATTGGGGATCTTTTCGGGATCGGGAGTCGGTAAGTCGAGTCTCTTGGGAATGATCGCCAGATTTACGGATGCGGACATCAACGTCATCGCTCTGGTCGGCGAGCGCGGACGGGAGGTGAACGAATTTATCGAACGTGACTTGGGAAAAGAAGGTCTCGCAAAGTCCGTCGTATTTGCCGCGACCTCCGATTCTCCGAAAATGGAGCAAGTCA
This genomic stretch from Leptospira fletcheri harbors:
- a CDS encoding FliI/YscN family ATPase, yielding MIEKKFYEKVDVISKYFLILDRTETIRKSGRVVRVSGNVIYSEGPPDSKIGEIMDVEKAGIEGYLQCEIVGFENHVYTLMPLGPVEGVYPDAFVFSSGRRLNVPVGNELLGRVLNGVGKPIDKKGIIITSEEKSPEGESINPLDRPIIRDVLLTGVRAIDGILTVGRGQRLGIFSGSGVGKSSLLGMIARFTDADINVIALVGERGREVNEFIERDLGKEGLAKSVVFAATSDSPKMEQVNCAFLATSVAEYFREKGLHVNLMMDSLTRFAHANREISVSNNEPPITRGFSSSVFSKLAKLVERSGTSKSGGSITGFYTILTDTDEMEDPVADAVRGYIDGHIVLSRKLAEKNHFPAIDVPASLSRVMQTITNEDHFMRAGMIRELISTYNSVEELILLNAYVKGSDAKVDLAIRKKEKIDSFLRQKLMEKSPFPNTMSSLRDILREEREEEEF